In Halorussus limi, a genomic segment contains:
- a CDS encoding DUF5828 family protein: MEESVSGFKLRGTWGDIVEHGERITEALREAGVSGDAYDEWEEWRPKHHERLGEDVSEKTAEQASVGEGEGEKKGKTPDDDLKTAGEKISESYEKLEDEDTDEAVSKWQDSVSYVARAADSASRKALRKVEDTVYQKVMTRLAPYYFDNDLISANVQQVGRGDGEETFVFEVNINDDGLKEEVSDRLADYEDEVNRWHVATEKRTDTAEAAEGVEAPEEPEEPHSKTT; encoded by the coding sequence ATGGAAGAGAGCGTTTCGGGCTTCAAGCTCCGCGGGACGTGGGGCGACATCGTCGAACACGGCGAGCGAATCACCGAAGCCCTCCGCGAAGCGGGCGTCTCCGGCGACGCCTACGACGAATGGGAAGAGTGGCGACCCAAACACCACGAGCGCCTCGGCGAGGACGTCTCCGAGAAGACCGCCGAGCAGGCGTCGGTCGGCGAGGGCGAGGGCGAGAAGAAGGGCAAGACGCCCGACGACGACCTCAAGACCGCGGGCGAGAAGATAAGCGAATCCTACGAGAAGTTAGAAGACGAGGACACCGACGAGGCCGTGAGCAAGTGGCAGGACTCGGTCAGCTACGTCGCACGCGCCGCCGACTCCGCGAGTCGGAAGGCGCTCCGGAAGGTCGAGGACACCGTCTACCAGAAGGTGATGACTCGGCTCGCACCCTACTACTTCGACAACGACCTCATCAGCGCCAACGTCCAGCAGGTCGGCCGCGGCGACGGCGAGGAGACGTTCGTCTTCGAGGTCAACATCAACGACGACGGTCTCAAGGAGGAGGTCAGCGACCGACTGGCCGACTACGAGGACGAGGTCAACCGCTGGCACGTCGCCACCGAGAAGCGCACCGACACCGCGGAGGCCGCCGAGGGCGTCGAAGCCCCCGAGGAACCCGAGGAACCCCACTCGAAAACGACCTGA
- a CDS encoding inorganic phosphate transporter has translation MVGTGVVTLVIAAIASLFMAWAIGAGSSGSTPFAPAVGANAISVMRAGFFVGLLGFLGAVMQGANVSEAVGTELIGGVQLTAIAATTGLLVAAVLVAIGVFTGYPIATAFTVTGAIVGVGLAMGGDPAWAKYRQISALWILTPFVGSSIAYATAKLLRSERTSEAVVIPLLAALVGLIIANVKFVILGPPDVSQSVAETAGEALSLPPIVGDETGRIVVSLAVAGVLAGLLAWDVHRNLEAGQRHFLLALGSLVAFSAGGSQVGLAIGPLVPLLDPFDIPLLPVLVGGGIGLLAGSWTGAPRMIKALAQDYSALGPRRSIAALIPSFAIAQIAVFFGIPVSFNEIIVSAIVGSGYAAGGSGVSREKMGYTVLAWLASLVLATGVGYGAFALIEMLG, from the coding sequence ATGGTCGGAACCGGCGTCGTGACGTTGGTAATCGCAGCTATCGCCAGTCTGTTCATGGCGTGGGCCATCGGCGCGGGGTCGTCTGGCTCGACTCCCTTCGCCCCCGCAGTGGGTGCGAACGCCATCTCCGTGATGCGGGCCGGGTTCTTCGTGGGTCTGCTCGGGTTCCTCGGCGCCGTGATGCAGGGCGCGAACGTCTCGGAAGCGGTCGGCACGGAACTCATCGGGGGCGTCCAGTTGACGGCCATCGCGGCGACGACCGGTCTGCTCGTCGCGGCCGTGCTGGTCGCCATCGGCGTGTTCACGGGCTACCCCATCGCCACCGCCTTCACCGTGACCGGGGCCATCGTCGGCGTCGGACTCGCGATGGGCGGCGACCCGGCGTGGGCGAAGTACCGCCAGATTTCGGCGCTCTGGATTCTCACCCCGTTCGTCGGTAGCTCCATCGCGTACGCCACCGCGAAGCTACTGCGCTCGGAGCGCACCTCCGAGGCGGTCGTCATCCCGCTGCTCGCCGCGCTGGTCGGTCTCATCATCGCCAACGTCAAGTTCGTCATTCTCGGCCCGCCCGACGTGAGCCAATCGGTGGCCGAGACCGCGGGCGAGGCGCTGTCGCTTCCCCCCATCGTGGGGGACGAGACCGGACGAATCGTCGTCTCGCTCGCCGTGGCGGGAGTCCTCGCCGGACTGCTCGCGTGGGACGTGCATCGGAATCTGGAGGCCGGACAGCGCCACTTCCTGCTGGCGCTCGGGAGCCTCGTCGCCTTCTCCGCCGGCGGGTCGCAGGTCGGTCTCGCCATCGGCCCGCTGGTGCCGCTGCTCGACCCCTTCGACATTCCGCTCCTGCCGGTGCTGGTCGGCGGCGGCATCGGTCTGCTCGCGGGGTCGTGGACCGGCGCGCCGCGCATGATAAAGGCGCTCGCGCAGGACTACTCGGCGCTCGGGCCCCGGCGCTCCATCGCGGCGCTCATCCCCTCGTTCGCCATCGCCCAAATCGCGGTCTTCTTCGGCATCCCGGTCTCGTTCAACGAAATCATCGTCAGCGCCATCGTCGGAAGCGGTTACGCCGCGGGAGGAAGCGGCGTGAGTCGAGAGAAGATGGGTTACACGGTGCTGGCGTGGCTGGCGTCGCTCGTGCTTGCGACGGGCGTCGGCTACGGCGCGTTCGCACTCATCGAGATGCTCGGGTAG
- a CDS encoding hemolysin family protein, whose product MAEVFGVTLSDWQVTGAGAVAIAVLIALSGFFSSSEIAMFSLAKHRVDALMEDGVPGADAVAELKSDPHRLLVTILVGNNLVNIAMSSIATALVGIHVESAGMAVLISTFGITSLVLLFGESAPKSYAVENTESWALRIARPLKLSEYVLLPLVVTFDYLTRLVNKVTGGRSAIETSYVTRDEIQDMIETGEREGVIEEDEREMLQRIFRFNNTIAKEVMTPRLDMTAVPKTASVEEAIETLVQSGHERVPVYEGSLDNVIGVIHIRDLVREQTYGEHEELELEDVIQPTLHVPESKNVDELLTEMRENRMQMVIVIDEFGTTEGLVTMEDMVEEIVGDILEGEEEEPIEFVDDETIIVQGELNIDEVNEALEIDLPEGEEFETIAGFIFNRAGRLVEEGEDITYDGVRLHVEQVENTRIMKARVTKLDVSERAETEPEEETEFEDGVETEG is encoded by the coding sequence ATGGCAGAGGTGTTCGGTGTCACCCTCTCGGACTGGCAGGTCACCGGAGCCGGAGCCGTGGCCATCGCCGTCCTCATCGCGCTTTCCGGTTTCTTCTCCTCCTCGGAAATCGCGATGTTCTCGCTGGCCAAGCACCGCGTCGACGCGCTCATGGAGGACGGCGTTCCCGGAGCGGACGCGGTCGCAGAACTCAAGTCCGACCCTCACCGCCTGCTGGTGACGATTCTCGTCGGCAACAACCTCGTCAACATCGCGATGTCGTCGATTGCGACGGCGCTCGTCGGCATCCACGTCGAGAGCGCGGGGATGGCAGTCCTCATCTCCACTTTCGGAATTACCTCTCTCGTTCTGCTGTTCGGCGAGTCTGCGCCGAAGTCCTACGCGGTCGAGAACACCGAGTCGTGGGCGCTCCGCATCGCCCGCCCGCTGAAACTCTCGGAGTACGTCCTCCTCCCGCTGGTCGTCACCTTCGACTACCTCACCCGCCTCGTCAACAAGGTCACGGGCGGCCGCTCGGCCATCGAGACCTCCTACGTGACCCGCGACGAGATTCAGGACATGATAGAGACCGGCGAGCGCGAGGGCGTCATCGAGGAAGACGAGCGCGAGATGCTCCAGCGCATCTTCCGGTTCAACAACACCATCGCCAAGGAAGTGATGACACCGCGCCTCGACATGACCGCCGTCCCGAAGACCGCGAGCGTCGAGGAGGCCATCGAGACGCTGGTCCAGAGCGGCCACGAGCGAGTTCCCGTCTACGAGGGGAGCCTCGACAACGTCATCGGCGTCATCCACATCCGGGATTTGGTCCGGGAGCAGACCTACGGCGAACACGAGGAACTCGAACTCGAAGACGTGATTCAGCCGACCCTCCACGTCCCCGAGAGCAAGAACGTGGACGAACTCCTGACCGAGATGCGCGAGAACCGCATGCAGATGGTCATCGTCATCGACGAGTTCGGGACCACCGAGGGACTCGTCACCATGGAGGACATGGTCGAGGAAATCGTCGGCGACATCCTCGAAGGCGAGGAGGAGGAACCCATCGAGTTCGTGGACGACGAGACCATCATCGTGCAGGGCGAACTCAACATCGACGAGGTCAACGAGGCGCTGGAGATAGACCTCCCAGAGGGCGAGGAGTTCGAGACCATCGCCGGGTTCATCTTCAACCGCGCGGGCCGACTGGTCGAGGAGGGCGAGGACATCACCTACGACGGCGTGCGCCTCCACGTCGAACAGGTCGAGAACACCCGCATCATGAAGGCGCGCGTGACGAAACTCGACGTCTCCGAGCGCGCCGAGACCGAACCGGAAGAGGAGACCGAGTTCGAGGACGGCGTCGAAACCGAGGGTTGA
- a CDS encoding glutathione S-transferase N-terminal domain-containing protein: MSQSATGGSAITLYRLQACPFCERVVRKLHEYDLDYQSRFVEPMHSDRNVVKRISGKRTVPAIVDENTGVTMSESANIVEYLENTYGDEARADGGEARADADGGDA; encoded by the coding sequence ATGAGTCAGTCAGCGACCGGTGGTTCGGCGATTACGCTGTACCGCTTGCAGGCCTGCCCGTTCTGCGAGCGCGTGGTCCGGAAACTACACGAGTACGACCTCGACTACCAATCGCGCTTCGTGGAACCGATGCACAGCGACCGCAACGTCGTCAAGCGCATCTCGGGCAAGCGGACCGTCCCGGCCATCGTGGACGAGAACACGGGCGTCACGATGAGCGAGAGCGCCAACATCGTGGAGTACCTCGAAAACACCTACGGGGACGAGGCCCGAGCGGACGGCGGCGAGGCGCGCGCAGACGCCGACGGAGGTGACGCCTGA
- a CDS encoding redoxin domain-containing protein: MPDFEVVSLPDTDHVAEGDTAPDFTRPLVNDEYWEDAALSDLTDEGPVLLVFFTMDGAFPATYMWNEIRDRNWGSEAQRTSDEASGESANDDGRELTIVGLSISDPYAHKQLVEERGIDYRLFSDPQNGVAEEYGIVNDLDGMAGVSEPRPAVFLLDEDRTVEYAWVAEEWPDFPDYDEVEDAIGEL, from the coding sequence ATGCCGGACTTCGAAGTCGTCTCGCTCCCCGACACCGACCACGTCGCGGAGGGCGACACCGCGCCGGACTTCACCCGACCGCTCGTCAACGACGAGTACTGGGAGGACGCCGCGCTCTCGGACTTGACCGACGAGGGGCCGGTCCTGCTGGTGTTCTTCACGATGGACGGCGCGTTCCCCGCGACGTACATGTGGAACGAGATTCGGGACCGGAACTGGGGTAGCGAGGCACAGCGCACCTCGGACGAAGCGAGCGGTGAAAGCGCGAACGACGACGGCCGAGAGTTGACCATCGTCGGCCTCTCCATCTCGGACCCCTACGCCCACAAGCAACTCGTCGAGGAACGCGGGATAGACTACCGACTCTTCTCGGACCCGCAGAACGGCGTCGCCGAGGAGTACGGCATCGTCAACGACCTCGACGGGATGGCGGGCGTGAGCGAACCCAGGCCCGCGGTCTTCCTGCTGGACGAGGACCGGACCGTCGAGTACGCGTGGGTCGCCGAGGAGTGGCCAGACTTCCCGGACTACGACGAGGTCGAAGACGCCATCGGCGAACTGTAG
- a CDS encoding L-threonylcarbamoyladenylate synthase yields MSEAIEEAADAIRAGELVVYPTETVYGLGADALDETAVERVFAAKDRSHEKPISLAVPDATSALEYVRPTDREERFMREFLPGPVTVLCEKRESVPDVLTGGRERVGVRVPDHEVALDLLNEVAPVTATSANVSGRPSATRVADIDDEIRDAAAAVLDGGETGGTGSTVVNVETGDIVREGPNADDVAAWLDANADGS; encoded by the coding sequence ATGAGCGAGGCAATCGAGGAGGCGGCAGACGCGATTCGCGCGGGCGAACTCGTCGTCTACCCGACCGAGACGGTGTACGGTCTCGGCGCGGACGCGCTGGACGAAACGGCGGTCGAGCGCGTCTTCGCGGCGAAAGACCGGTCGCACGAGAAACCGATTTCGCTCGCCGTTCCCGACGCGACGTCCGCGCTGGAGTACGTCCGCCCGACCGACCGCGAGGAGCGGTTCATGCGCGAGTTCCTGCCCGGCCCGGTGACGGTCCTCTGCGAGAAGCGCGAGTCGGTCCCGGACGTTCTGACCGGCGGCCGCGAGCGCGTGGGGGTGCGCGTGCCCGACCACGAGGTCGCGCTCGACCTCCTGAACGAAGTCGCGCCCGTCACGGCCACGAGCGCGAACGTGAGCGGGCGACCGAGCGCGACCCGAGTCGCCGACATCGACGACGAGATTCGGGACGCCGCCGCGGCGGTCCTCGACGGGGGCGAGACCGGCGGGACCGGAAGCACCGTCGTGAACGTCGAGACCGGCGACATCGTGCGCGAGGGGCCGAACGCCGACGACGTGGCGGCGTGGCTCGACGCGAACGCAGACGGCTCATAG
- a CDS encoding CRISPR-associated protein Cas4: MSKVPFSELETAAYCPRKLYYRRREDDFEVPDDVAERRELAYRYGDLLAADRDALADLPLSVAPDEFRSNLEYARRRFDAEWSEIRDPSDRERVAEGKDCRGVVHKVLSLDAPTPAMVFTGDPPEQGVWEPQSVRTVAAAKALSWEAERSVERAFVEYPTHGVIREVRLGTRRKAAYRTAVEAARSLDGPPPRLTNDAKCQACDYRTECGVKTRSLKSLLGL; the protein is encoded by the coding sequence GTGTCGAAGGTTCCGTTCAGTGAACTCGAAACCGCGGCGTACTGCCCGCGGAAGTTGTACTATCGGCGGCGCGAGGACGACTTCGAGGTTCCCGACGATGTGGCCGAGCGGCGGGAACTCGCTTACCGGTACGGCGACCTGTTGGCGGCCGACCGCGACGCCCTCGCGGACCTGCCGCTGTCGGTCGCGCCCGACGAGTTCCGGTCGAATCTGGAGTACGCTCGCCGGCGATTCGACGCCGAGTGGTCCGAGATTCGGGACCCGAGCGACCGAGAGCGCGTGGCCGAGGGGAAGGACTGCCGGGGCGTCGTCCACAAGGTCCTCTCGCTCGACGCGCCCACGCCCGCGATGGTCTTCACCGGCGACCCGCCCGAACAGGGCGTCTGGGAACCCCAGTCGGTCCGGACCGTCGCCGCCGCGAAGGCGCTCTCGTGGGAGGCCGAGCGGTCGGTCGAGCGCGCGTTCGTGGAGTACCCGACCCACGGGGTGATTCGGGAGGTGCGTCTCGGCACCCGGCGGAAAGCCGCGTATCGGACGGCGGTAGAGGCCGCCCGGTCGCTCGACGGCCCGCCGCCGCGCCTGACGAACGACGCGAAGTGCCAAGCCTGCGACTATCGGACCGAGTGCGGCGTCAAAACGCGTTCGCTGAAGTCGTTACTGGGACTATGA
- a CDS encoding conditioned medium-induced protein 4 yields the protein MDEKTAELRDIFMDVTDESTVTERQEETHGSLSSETAIDDRLADVVGRMRDRYDFGTTLSDEDLVTVIRRFYAGDSDAEIARELGDASLGETVARARIDLHLVRDADEDAPFDLDDLRELLDADASTGECADELDVSESTVRRYRRVVETQQERRTVNDRFRNEFENVLQDRELSDRMTEGVEEDGLDDATEGMETNVSF from the coding sequence ATGGACGAGAAGACAGCGGAACTCCGGGACATCTTCATGGATGTCACCGACGAATCCACCGTCACCGAACGCCAAGAGGAGACCCACGGGTCGCTGAGTTCGGAGACGGCCATCGACGACCGCCTCGCGGACGTAGTCGGGCGCATGCGCGACCGCTACGACTTCGGGACGACGCTCTCCGACGAGGACCTCGTGACCGTGATTCGGCGCTTCTACGCGGGCGACTCCGACGCCGAAATCGCTCGCGAACTCGGCGACGCCTCGCTCGGGGAGACGGTCGCTCGCGCCCGCATCGACCTCCACCTCGTCCGGGACGCCGACGAGGACGCCCCGTTCGACTTGGACGACCTCCGGGAGTTGCTCGACGCCGACGCGTCCACCGGCGAGTGCGCCGACGAACTCGACGTGAGCGAATCGACCGTCCGACGCTACCGCCGCGTCGTCGAGACCCAGCAGGAACGGCGCACCGTCAACGACCGATTCCGGAACGAGTTCGAGAACGTCCTGCAGGACCGCGAACTCTCCGACCGCATGACCGAAGGCGTCGAGGAGGACGGTCTGGACGACGCGACCGAGGGGATGGAGACGAACGTTTCCTTCTGA
- a CDS encoding biotin transporter BioY has translation MSTDTASVELVGEETAENVARAALLAALTGAFAYVSFPNPLSPAPVSLQVLGVFLAGLLLGPLWGGVSMALYLAAGAVGAPVFAGGSAGLAVLWIQPTSGYLWSYPVAAFVVGAIAHGGLRLRESVPRSVPRLVGAMVVGTAIIYAVGVVVMAFVLDMTLRAAFLAGAAAFIPAEAFKIAAAVGVVRSDQIVAE, from the coding sequence ATGAGTACGGACACGGCCTCGGTCGAGTTAGTCGGCGAAGAAACCGCCGAGAACGTCGCTCGCGCGGCCCTGTTGGCCGCGCTAACGGGGGCGTTCGCCTACGTCTCGTTCCCGAACCCCCTCTCGCCGGCGCCGGTGAGCCTCCAAGTCCTCGGCGTCTTCCTCGCCGGACTCCTGCTCGGCCCGCTCTGGGGCGGCGTCTCGATGGCGCTGTACCTCGCCGCCGGGGCGGTCGGTGCGCCGGTGTTCGCGGGCGGGTCTGCCGGGTTGGCGGTGCTGTGGATACAACCGACCAGCGGGTACCTCTGGTCGTACCCCGTCGCGGCGTTCGTCGTCGGCGCGATAGCCCACGGCGGTCTCCGACTGCGCGAGTCGGTTCCGCGATCGGTCCCGCGACTCGTCGGCGCGATGGTCGTCGGAACCGCGATAATCTACGCCGTCGGCGTGGTCGTCATGGCGTTCGTCCTCGACATGACGCTCCGAGCGGCGTTCCTCGCAGGAGCGGCCGCGTTCATCCCCGCCGAAGCGTTCAAAATCGCGGCGGCGGTCGGCGTCGTCCGGAGCGACCAGATAGTCGCCGAGTAG
- a CDS encoding energy-coupling factor ABC transporter ATP-binding protein gives MIETRNVVHRYGDDGPPAVDGVSLSVADGEFVLLAGANGSGKSTLVRHFNGLLDPDEGEVLVDGTPVSEDLVAARTRVGMVFQQPRDGFVAATVGADVAFGPENLGLSHDEIDRRVGDALAAVNMAGRRDERIDELSGGERERVAIAGAVAMDPDHLVLDEPFTGLDAPARESVVEQLRSLKESGTGVVLVTHDLRDAFDLADRIVALADGKVAADASPADARERLPELGIRVPPRTATGGRELGGAATDGEVADSEAADSETADPEATERP, from the coding sequence ATGATAGAGACACGAAACGTGGTCCACCGGTACGGCGACGACGGACCTCCGGCGGTAGACGGCGTCTCGCTCTCCGTCGCCGACGGCGAGTTCGTCCTGCTGGCGGGGGCGAACGGGTCGGGCAAGTCGACGCTCGTCCGGCACTTCAACGGCCTGCTCGACCCCGACGAGGGCGAGGTGCTGGTGGACGGCACTCCGGTCTCCGAGGACCTCGTGGCGGCCCGGACCCGGGTCGGCATGGTGTTCCAACAGCCCCGCGACGGGTTCGTCGCGGCGACGGTCGGCGCGGACGTGGCGTTCGGCCCCGAGAATCTGGGCCTCTCGCACGACGAAATCGACCGCCGGGTCGGAGATGCGCTCGCAGCGGTGAACATGGCGGGCCGCCGCGACGAGCGCATCGACGAACTCTCGGGCGGCGAGCGCGAGCGGGTCGCAATCGCGGGGGCCGTGGCGATGGACCCGGACCACCTCGTGCTGGACGAACCGTTCACCGGTCTCGACGCGCCAGCGCGCGAGTCGGTGGTCGAGCAGTTGCGGAGCCTCAAGGAATCGGGCACGGGCGTCGTCCTCGTGACCCACGACCTCCGGGACGCCTTCGACCTCGCGGACCGAATCGTCGCGCTCGCGGACGGGAAAGTGGCCGCGGACGCCTCGCCCGCGGACGCCCGCGAGCGGCTCCCCGAACTCGGGATTCGCGTGCCGCCGCGAACGGCGACCGGCGGGAGAGAACTCGGCGGAGCGGCGACCGACGGGGAAGTGGCCGACTCCGAGGCGGCCGACTCGGAAACGGCCGACCCGGAGGCGACCGAGCGACCGTGA
- a CDS encoding energy-coupling factor transporter transmembrane component T family protein, whose translation MTLSYRPGDSLAHRLDPRSKLGFQVAFALAAFAHTTPRGLLALTAVVGGVLGASGLSAREALAEYRFVFPFLLASPLFSAATLGPPWVRWSAGFDTLLASYRVVLVLLVSAAYLRTTPVRDSRAAIQRLVPGRVGRLLGTGVGFVFRFLPVLQADLRRIRDASAARLGDQRGLVARMRLVGVSGLARALSRADRFALALRARCFAWNPTLPPLSFSRADLPVVAASVALLAWAAV comes from the coding sequence GTGACGCTCAGTTACCGGCCGGGCGACTCGCTGGCCCACCGACTCGACCCCCGGAGCAAACTCGGCTTTCAGGTCGCGTTCGCGCTCGCGGCGTTCGCGCACACGACTCCTCGGGGACTGCTCGCGCTGACCGCGGTGGTCGGCGGCGTCCTCGGCGCGTCAGGGCTATCGGCCCGCGAGGCGCTCGCCGAGTACCGATTCGTCTTCCCGTTCCTGCTCGCGAGTCCCCTCTTCTCGGCGGCGACGCTCGGCCCGCCGTGGGTTCGCTGGTCGGCCGGGTTCGATACCCTGCTCGCCAGCTATCGCGTCGTCCTCGTCCTGCTGGTGAGCGCGGCCTACCTCCGGACGACGCCGGTCAGGGACTCGCGCGCCGCGATTCAGCGCCTCGTCCCCGGACGGGTCGGGCGACTGCTCGGCACGGGCGTGGGCTTCGTCTTCCGGTTTCTGCCGGTCCTGCAGGCCGACCTCCGCCGGATTCGGGACGCCTCGGCCGCGCGGTTGGGCGACCAGCGGGGGTTAGTCGCCCGGATGCGCCTCGTCGGCGTCTCGGGGCTGGCGCGGGCGCTCTCGCGGGCCGACCGGTTCGCGCTCGCGCTCCGCGCCCGGTGTTTCGCGTGGAACCCGACGCTGCCGCCGCTCTCCTTCTCGCGGGCCGACCTGCCGGTGGTGGCCGCGAGCGTCGCGTTGCTGGCGTGGGCAGCGGTCTGA